The Stenotrophomonas maltophilia genome includes a region encoding these proteins:
- the cgtA gene encoding Obg family GTPase CgtA produces MKLVDEAEIEVFAGNGGNGCIGFRREKFIPLGGPDGGDGGAGGSVYIRADENLNTLVDFRHDRIFKAQRGENGMGRQAYGKGGEDLTITVPVGTVVINVATDEVIGDLTQHGDRLLVAKGGRGGLGNMHFKSSTNRSPRQALPGEPGEERTLKLELKLLADVGLLGFPNAGKSTLIRAVSAATPKVADYPFTTLYPNLGVVKVENYRSFVIADIPGLIEGAADGAGLGAQFLRHLQRTRLLLHLVDISPMEGGVEGISPVEQVRAIERELEKHDPELLQKPRWLVLNKADLMFEDEAKAAAEQIVAELGWKEPWFLVSALGREGTFPIMSRIMAFFDRQKEEEQEARNAQ; encoded by the coding sequence ATGAAACTGGTAGACGAAGCAGAAATCGAAGTGTTCGCCGGCAACGGCGGCAACGGCTGCATTGGCTTCCGTCGCGAGAAGTTCATTCCGCTCGGCGGCCCGGACGGCGGCGACGGCGGTGCGGGCGGCAGCGTGTACATCCGCGCCGACGAAAACCTGAATACCCTGGTCGACTTCCGCCATGACCGCATCTTCAAGGCGCAGCGTGGCGAGAACGGCATGGGCCGCCAGGCCTACGGCAAGGGCGGCGAAGACCTGACCATCACCGTGCCGGTCGGCACCGTGGTGATCAACGTTGCCACCGATGAAGTCATCGGCGACCTGACCCAGCACGGCGACCGCCTGCTGGTGGCCAAGGGTGGCCGCGGTGGCCTGGGCAACATGCACTTCAAGAGCTCGACCAACCGCTCGCCGCGCCAGGCGCTGCCGGGCGAGCCGGGTGAGGAGCGCACGCTGAAGCTGGAGCTGAAGCTGCTGGCCGACGTCGGCCTGCTGGGCTTCCCCAACGCCGGCAAGAGCACCCTGATCCGTGCCGTTTCGGCGGCGACGCCGAAGGTGGCCGATTACCCGTTCACCACGCTGTACCCGAACCTGGGTGTGGTGAAGGTGGAAAACTACCGCAGCTTCGTGATTGCCGACATCCCGGGCCTGATCGAAGGCGCGGCCGACGGTGCCGGCCTGGGTGCGCAGTTCCTGCGCCACCTGCAGCGCACCCGCCTGCTGCTGCACCTGGTGGACATCTCGCCGATGGAGGGTGGGGTGGAAGGCATTTCCCCGGTCGAGCAGGTGCGCGCCATCGAGCGCGAGCTGGAAAAGCACGATCCGGAACTGCTGCAGAAGCCGCGCTGGCTGGTGCTGAACAAGGCTGACCTGATGTTCGAGGATGAAGCGAAGGCTGCGGCCGAGCAGATCGTCGCCGAGCTGGGCTGGAAGGAGCCGTGGTTCCTGGTCTCCGCGCTGGGCCGCGAAGGTACCTTCCCGATCATGAGCCGGATCATGGCCTTTTTCGATCGCCAGAAGGAAGAAGAGCAGGAAGCCCGTAACGCGCAGTAG
- the rplU gene encoding 50S ribosomal protein L21 — protein sequence MYAVLVTGGKQYRVAQGEKLRIEKLEVEVGSEIKFDNILMLGDSDGVKLGDALKGAAVTAKVLSQGRADKVRIIKFRRRKHHMKRQGHRQYYTEIEITGIAG from the coding sequence ATGTACGCAGTACTGGTCACCGGCGGTAAGCAATACCGCGTGGCGCAGGGCGAAAAGCTCCGCATTGAAAAGCTCGAAGTCGAAGTCGGCAGCGAGATCAAGTTTGACAACATCCTGATGCTGGGTGACAGCGACGGCGTGAAGCTGGGCGATGCGCTGAAGGGCGCTGCCGTCACCGCCAAGGTCCTGTCCCAGGGTCGTGCTGACAAGGTCCGGATCATCAAGTTCCGTCGCCGCAAGCACCACATGAAGCGTCAGGGTCACCGTCAGTACTACACCGAAATCGAGATCACCGGCATCGCCGGCTAA
- the rpmA gene encoding 50S ribosomal protein L27, which produces MAHKKGVGSSRNGRDSNPKYLGVKIFGGQAIEAGNIIVRQRGTQFHPGTGVGLGRDHTLFALVDGKVEFSVKGAKKRRTVSIVSADA; this is translated from the coding sequence ATGGCACATAAAAAGGGCGTAGGCTCCTCGCGCAACGGTCGCGACTCCAACCCGAAGTACCTGGGCGTCAAGATCTTCGGCGGCCAGGCCATCGAAGCCGGCAACATCATCGTGCGTCAGCGCGGCACCCAGTTCCACCCGGGCACCGGCGTTGGCCTGGGCCGTGACCACACCCTGTTCGCCCTCGTGGACGGCAAGGTGGAGTTCTCGGTCAAGGGCGCCAAGAAGCGTCGCACCGTCAGCATCGTCTCGGCCGACGCCTGA